The following proteins are encoded in a genomic region of Hymenobacter siberiensis:
- the mrdA gene encoding penicillin-binding protein 2, which translates to MQYLEGRKYVVQGIFLLVALIFLTRLFFMQVLDGTYKLAADKNTLQRLVQIPYRGLIYDRKNLPLVQNTPVYDLVVVPREVQQLDTLRFAELLQIPLEDLRTSLKAAKKYSRVKPSPILQNLTTADLAVILDKLGDFPGFRTQTRMARAYRTPNLAHALGYVGAITPAFLEKPKYAKYQPGENVGISGLESYYEQTLMGRRGVQYKMVNVRGIEKGKFRGGEFDTLSVAGQDLHLSIDAELQAYGEKLLAGRRGSIVAIDPKTGEILAFVSAPHYQPQLLTGKGSGNRYMTLLNNPDRPLFDRPLMATYPPGSVFKLVNELVALQLGVVQPSTGFECNQKLVKCTHRHEYPANVSLAIKNSCNPYFYQVLRAVVQRGQAKNKYDDAHIGLAQWQKMVKSFGLGEKLGVDMSQEKRGLIPSPEFYDQKFFDKKHNRQHRWSFRNVYSLSIGQGEIGITGLQMANVLATIANRGYYYTPHFVRGIGQGGPLPEFQQKHYTAVDTTLFKYIIPGMEMVVDGNGGTGNLASLSQYGITMAGKTGTVQNPHGFDHATFAAFAPVQDPKIAIAVFIENSGFGGTSAAPAAGLMIEKYLRGKVAPHRKRWEDWVMYGDFTKHLHGM; encoded by the coding sequence ATGCAATACCTCGAAGGCCGTAAATACGTGGTGCAGGGCATCTTTTTACTGGTGGCCCTCATCTTCCTCACCCGTCTGTTTTTTATGCAGGTGCTGGACGGGACGTATAAGCTGGCCGCCGACAAAAACACCTTGCAGCGCCTGGTGCAGATTCCGTACCGGGGGCTGATTTATGACCGCAAAAACCTGCCGCTGGTGCAGAATACGCCGGTGTACGACCTGGTGGTGGTGCCCCGCGAAGTGCAGCAGCTCGACACGCTCCGCTTTGCCGAATTGCTGCAAATACCGCTGGAAGACCTGCGCACCAGCCTGAAAGCGGCCAAAAAGTATTCGCGCGTGAAGCCCTCGCCTATCCTGCAAAACCTGACGACGGCCGATTTGGCGGTTATTCTGGATAAGCTGGGCGACTTCCCGGGCTTCCGCACCCAGACGCGCATGGCGCGGGCCTACCGCACGCCCAACCTGGCCCACGCCCTGGGCTACGTGGGGGCCATCACGCCGGCTTTTCTCGAAAAGCCCAAATACGCCAAGTATCAGCCCGGCGAGAACGTGGGCATCTCAGGCCTGGAATCTTACTACGAGCAGACGCTGATGGGCCGGCGCGGCGTGCAGTACAAGATGGTGAACGTGCGCGGCATCGAAAAAGGCAAGTTTCGCGGTGGCGAGTTCGACACGCTGTCGGTGGCCGGGCAAGACCTGCACCTGAGCATCGACGCAGAATTGCAAGCGTATGGGGAGAAGCTGCTGGCGGGCCGGCGCGGCTCCATTGTGGCCATCGACCCCAAGACGGGTGAGATTCTGGCCTTCGTTTCGGCCCCGCACTACCAGCCGCAGCTGCTCACGGGCAAGGGCTCAGGCAACCGCTACATGACCCTGCTCAATAACCCCGACCGCCCGCTGTTCGACCGACCGCTGATGGCTACCTATCCGCCCGGCTCGGTGTTTAAGCTGGTGAATGAGCTGGTAGCCTTGCAGTTGGGCGTGGTGCAGCCCAGCACGGGATTCGAGTGCAACCAGAAGCTGGTGAAATGCACCCACCGCCACGAGTATCCGGCCAACGTCAGTCTCGCCATCAAAAACAGCTGCAACCCGTATTTCTACCAGGTGCTGCGGGCTGTGGTGCAGCGCGGGCAGGCCAAGAACAAGTACGACGATGCCCACATTGGGCTGGCGCAGTGGCAGAAAATGGTGAAGTCCTTCGGCTTGGGTGAAAAGCTGGGCGTGGACATGAGCCAGGAAAAGCGCGGCCTGATTCCGTCGCCGGAGTTCTACGACCAGAAGTTTTTCGATAAGAAGCACAACCGCCAGCACCGCTGGAGCTTCCGCAACGTGTACTCACTCAGCATCGGGCAGGGCGAAATCGGTATCACCGGTTTGCAGATGGCCAACGTGCTGGCCACCATTGCCAACCGGGGCTATTACTACACGCCGCATTTCGTGCGCGGCATTGGCCAGGGCGGGCCGCTGCCCGAGTTCCAGCAGAAGCACTACACGGCCGTGGACACGACACTGTTCAAGTACATCATCCCCGGCATGGAGATGGTGGTGGACGGCAACGGCGGCACCGGCAACCTGGCCTCGCTCTCGCAATACGGCATCACGATGGCCGGCAAAACCGGCACCGTGCAAAATCCCCACGGCTTCGACCACGCCACCTTTGCGGCCTTCGCCCCGGTGCAGGACCCCAAAATTGCCATTGCCGTGTTCATCGAGAACAGTGGCTTTGGGGGCACCAGCGCTGCCCCGGCCGCTGGTTTGATGATTGAGAAATACCTCCGCGGCAAAGTGGCCCCGCACCGCAAGCGCTGGGAAGATTGGGTGATGTACGGCGACTTCACCAAGCATCTGCACGGGATGTAG
- a CDS encoding 3-ketoacyl-ACP reductase yields the protein MESLQGKVALVTGAGKGIGRSVALALAAEGVHVGLLARTDSDLQAVAAEIIAAGGTVITAVADVADRTAVNLAVAKIHQELGPIDILINNAGIGTFAKFLEMEPEQWEHIIQVNLMGTYYVTRAVLPVMIARQTGDIINISSTSGQRAAAGSSAYSASKFAVLGLTESLMQEVRKHNIRVSALTPSTVATPLALENKLTDGNPDKVMQPEDLAEFMVSQLKLNRRIFIKEAGMWSTNP from the coding sequence ATGGAATCCCTCCAAGGAAAAGTCGCCCTCGTTACGGGCGCAGGCAAAGGCATTGGCCGTTCGGTGGCCCTGGCGCTGGCCGCTGAAGGCGTGCACGTAGGCCTACTGGCCCGCACCGATAGTGACCTGCAAGCCGTAGCGGCCGAGATTATTGCCGCCGGTGGCACTGTCATTACGGCCGTGGCCGATGTGGCCGACCGCACCGCCGTGAATCTCGCCGTGGCTAAAATCCACCAGGAGCTGGGCCCCATTGACATCCTCATCAACAACGCCGGCATTGGCACGTTTGCCAAGTTTCTGGAGATGGAGCCCGAGCAGTGGGAGCACATTATTCAGGTGAACCTGATGGGCACGTACTACGTGACCCGCGCCGTGCTGCCGGTGATGATTGCGCGCCAGACCGGCGATATCATCAATATTTCGTCCACGTCGGGGCAGCGCGCTGCCGCTGGCAGCAGCGCCTACAGCGCCTCGAAGTTCGCGGTGCTGGGCCTCACCGAGTCGTTGATGCAGGAGGTGCGCAAGCACAATATCCGCGTGTCGGCCCTCACGCCCAGCACGGTAGCCACGCCACTGGCCCTCGAAAACAAGCTCACCGACGGTAACCCCGACAAGGTGATGCAGCCTGAGGATTTGGCCGAGTTCATGGTGTCGCAACTGAAGCTGAACCGTCGCATTTTTATTAAAGAGGCCGGTATGTGGTCGACAAACCCGTAA
- the rpiA gene encoding ribose-5-phosphate isomerase RpiA → MSSPETQQQQHQLAQEKQLVAATAAGWVRDGMVVGLGTGSTAAPFIELLGQRVREGGLRIQATATSRASDELARRVGIPMLEPRRGLRFDLTVDGADELDSQLRLIKGGGGALLREKVIATASDYLLIVADSSKAVAQLGRFPLPLEVVPFALPWVMDAVAALGGAPVVRADKLRPADLAQSDQGNLLVDCYFEKIENPAELALTLKTIPGMVEHGLFLGLARAAIIVQGGAAQVLRPGQAAVAAATFSALP, encoded by the coding sequence ATGTCAAGCCCCGAAACCCAGCAGCAGCAGCATCAGCTCGCTCAGGAAAAACAACTCGTTGCCGCCACCGCCGCCGGTTGGGTACGCGATGGCATGGTGGTGGGGCTGGGCACGGGCAGCACGGCCGCGCCGTTTATTGAGCTGCTGGGCCAGCGGGTGCGCGAGGGCGGCTTGCGCATTCAGGCCACGGCTACCTCGCGAGCGAGCGATGAGCTGGCCCGCCGCGTGGGCATCCCCATGCTGGAGCCCCGGCGCGGCCTGCGCTTCGACCTGACCGTGGACGGGGCCGATGAGCTCGACTCGCAGCTGCGCCTCATTAAGGGTGGGGGCGGGGCCTTGCTGCGCGAAAAAGTCATTGCCACCGCTTCCGATTACCTGCTCATCGTGGCCGATTCGTCGAAGGCCGTGGCGCAGCTGGGCCGGTTCCCGCTGCCGCTGGAAGTGGTGCCCTTCGCCCTGCCCTGGGTGATGGACGCCGTGGCCGCCCTGGGCGGTGCGCCCGTGGTGCGGGCAGACAAGCTGCGCCCTGCCGACCTGGCCCAATCCGACCAGGGCAACCTGCTGGTGGACTGTTATTTTGAGAAAATTGAGAATCCGGCCGAGTTGGCCCTCACGCTGAAAACCATTCCCGGGATGGTGGAGCACGGCTTGTTTCTGGGATTGGCGCGGGCCGCCATCATCGTGCAGGGCGGCGCGGCGCAGGTGCTGCGCCCGGGCCAGGCGGCGGTAGCGGCCGCCACATTTTCGGCGCTGCCGTAA
- a CDS encoding EamA family transporter has translation MPDSGRFTFPAVPAVLLSIVSVQGGAAIAKGLFPVLGPAGTTSLRVGISALVLLLVVRPQLGRLSGAQWRAVVPYGLALGLMNLLFYFALARIPLGLAVTLEFVGPLGLALAGSRRWADAVWALLAAAGIALIAPWHSQGIDLLGLAFALAAGGAWAVYIVLGQRTAAVLPGQQAVAIGMLFAALPVLPFGVASGSLLNLTPHLLLLGGLLALFSSILPFSLEMQALRTLPTRTFSILMSLEPVAAAISGWLLLGERLLLGQWLAVGFIVVASLGATLAAGAGPPVPAVGGQ, from the coding sequence ATGCCTGATTCCGGCCGATTTACGTTTCCGGCGGTGCCTGCCGTGCTGCTTTCCATTGTGAGCGTGCAGGGCGGGGCAGCTATTGCCAAGGGCCTGTTTCCGGTGTTGGGGCCAGCGGGCACTACCAGCCTGCGGGTGGGTATTTCGGCCCTGGTGCTATTGTTGGTAGTGCGCCCGCAGCTGGGGCGCTTGTCGGGGGCGCAGTGGCGGGCGGTGGTGCCCTACGGCCTGGCCCTCGGGCTGATGAACCTGCTGTTCTACTTCGCCCTGGCCCGCATTCCGCTCGGGCTGGCCGTCACGTTGGAATTTGTGGGGCCGTTGGGCCTGGCGCTGGCAGGCTCGCGCCGCTGGGCCGATGCGGTGTGGGCGCTACTGGCCGCCGCGGGCATCGCGCTGATTGCGCCGTGGCACAGCCAGGGAATTGACCTCCTGGGCCTGGCTTTTGCGCTGGCGGCCGGCGGGGCCTGGGCCGTGTACATCGTGCTGGGCCAGCGCACGGCGGCAGTGTTGCCGGGCCAGCAGGCGGTGGCCATTGGGATGCTGTTCGCGGCCTTGCCGGTGTTGCCTTTTGGGGTAGCCAGCGGCAGCTTGCTGAACCTCACGCCGCACTTGTTGCTGCTGGGGGGGCTGCTGGCGCTGTTTTCCAGCATATTGCCATTTTCGCTGGAGATGCAGGCGCTGCGCACGTTGCCCACCCGCACCTTCAGCATTCTGATGAGCCTGGAGCCAGTGGCGGCGGCGATATCCGGCTGGCTGCTGCTGGGCGAGCGGCTGCTTTTGGGGCAGTGGCTGGCGGTCGGCTTTATTGTGGTGGCCAGTTTGGGGGCCACGCTGGCGGCCGGAGCCGGGCCGCCAGTACCGGCCGTGGGCGGGCAATAG
- a CDS encoding TonB-dependent receptor — translation MKTLLRVLVGFLMLASALPAVAQGVTTSAIKGLVLDSKGQPLPGATVVATHLPSGTTYGNGTRDNGQFDLLNMRIGGPYEIKVSFVGYETYVQNNVQLVLGKTFETRITLREGEGQKLDEVVVKGNRDGQINPDRTGAVTNISSTAIRTLPTISRSQEDFTRLTPQASGQSFGGRNTLYNNFSLDGSIFNNSFGLDSPTPGGQTNSQPVSLDAIEQIQVSLAPYDVRQGGFTGAGINAVTKSGTNEIKGTVYTYFRNQGLIGSKVEGATIDNPSLKFNQTGFALGGPIIKNKLFFFANAELTRQTDPGQTFRPASSAAEATAAQNGQLTGVSRARASDLQAIRDRLTSVYGYDPGDFQGFNYRTYSDKILAKIDWNINPQNTFSIRYNYLKSYREQGPHPIAIAPSSRVPGVNTLQFANSGYTINNNLNSVVAELNSSFGNGKFSNKAQASFSAFRDFRELPAGKFFPQIDITQGGTTYTTVGTEQFSANNTLDQNILQLTDNLSYFAGAHILTAGVNYERFQFVNGFNLQRYGYGRMELSDFFANTRPGQPSFMDLNAQAAAGAKLPVKQVDVTVAQLGLYVQDEFQVNPALKLTLGVRADMPIYSTTVAANAQISAATFNDPNGNPTKVDVSELPKSTPLFSPRLGFNYTSQAEGAKTQVRGGTGIFTGRIPFVWISNQASNASFGDFYTFQINSTGRDFKFPQVWRSNLAIDQELPGGIIGTLEAIYSKDINAVVHRNYNLVTPTQRLTGADNRQIYPASGPRLNSFTGPNGQFTFLDAGVIGLQNTNQGYQYSLTGQLRKEFTSGFYASAAYTYSLAKDLTSNPGEIAGDAFQRLPVVGNPNQPQLSYSDFGLRHRIIAAAGRRFSYADNKLGTTLGLVFEAGQGNRFSYTYAGDLNRDGIEGNDLIFVPASQSQINLVPYTNAAGQTVTAAQQWQQLDAYINQDDYLSSNRGGYAARNGAISPWYTQLDAKLMQDFILTTSGGKKNTLQVSFDILNLGNLLNRSWGNRQLVGNNRLIEAAYGTGTSADTPAYTFRGGNQTFFTDTNLTSRWRAQVGVRYIFD, via the coding sequence ATGAAAACGTTATTACGCGTATTGGTGGGATTTTTAATGCTGGCGAGTGCCTTGCCGGCTGTGGCGCAGGGTGTTACTACTTCAGCCATTAAGGGCTTGGTGCTGGATAGTAAGGGGCAACCGCTGCCCGGCGCGACGGTAGTTGCCACCCACCTGCCTTCGGGCACGACCTACGGCAACGGCACCCGCGACAATGGCCAGTTCGACCTGCTGAACATGCGCATTGGCGGGCCCTACGAAATCAAGGTGTCCTTCGTGGGCTACGAAACCTACGTGCAGAACAACGTGCAGCTGGTGCTGGGCAAAACCTTCGAAACCCGCATCACCCTGAGGGAAGGCGAGGGCCAGAAGCTGGATGAAGTGGTGGTGAAGGGCAACCGCGACGGCCAGATTAACCCCGACCGCACCGGGGCCGTCACCAACATCAGCTCCACGGCCATTCGCACGCTGCCCACCATCAGCCGCTCGCAGGAGGACTTTACGCGCCTCACGCCCCAGGCCAGCGGCCAGAGCTTTGGCGGGCGCAACACGCTGTATAACAACTTCTCGCTCGACGGCTCCATCTTCAACAACTCCTTCGGCCTCGACTCGCCCACGCCCGGCGGCCAGACCAACTCGCAGCCCGTGAGCCTCGACGCCATCGAGCAGATTCAGGTGAGCCTGGCACCCTACGACGTACGCCAGGGCGGTTTCACGGGGGCCGGCATCAACGCCGTAACCAAGAGCGGCACCAACGAAATCAAGGGCACGGTGTACACCTACTTCCGCAACCAGGGCCTGATTGGCAGCAAGGTGGAAGGCGCGACCATTGATAACCCCAGCCTGAAATTCAACCAGACAGGCTTTGCCCTGGGTGGTCCGATTATCAAGAACAAGCTGTTCTTTTTCGCTAATGCCGAGCTGACCCGCCAGACCGACCCGGGCCAGACTTTCCGGCCTGCCAGCAGCGCGGCCGAGGCCACTGCCGCCCAGAATGGCCAGCTCACCGGCGTGAGCCGGGCGCGGGCCTCGGATTTGCAGGCCATCCGCGACCGGCTGACGTCGGTGTACGGCTACGACCCCGGCGACTTTCAGGGCTTCAACTACCGCACGTACTCGGATAAGATTCTGGCTAAAATCGACTGGAATATCAACCCGCAGAACACCTTCTCCATCCGCTACAACTATCTGAAGAGCTACCGCGAGCAGGGCCCGCACCCCATTGCCATCGCGCCTTCGTCGCGGGTGCCCGGCGTGAATACCCTGCAGTTTGCCAACTCGGGCTACACCATCAACAACAACCTGAACTCGGTGGTGGCCGAATTGAACAGCAGCTTCGGCAACGGCAAGTTCAGCAATAAGGCGCAGGCCAGCTTCTCGGCTTTCCGCGACTTCCGCGAGCTGCCCGCCGGCAAGTTCTTCCCGCAGATTGACATTACGCAGGGTGGCACAACTTATACCACGGTGGGCACCGAGCAGTTTTCGGCCAATAATACCCTGGACCAGAATATTCTGCAGCTGACCGATAACCTGAGCTACTTCGCCGGCGCCCATATCCTCACGGCGGGCGTGAACTACGAGCGGTTCCAGTTCGTGAACGGCTTCAACCTGCAGCGCTACGGCTACGGCCGCATGGAGCTGAGCGACTTCTTCGCCAACACCCGCCCCGGCCAGCCCAGCTTTATGGACCTGAATGCCCAGGCCGCCGCCGGTGCCAAGCTGCCCGTGAAGCAGGTCGACGTGACCGTGGCCCAGCTGGGCCTCTACGTGCAGGACGAGTTCCAGGTGAACCCGGCCCTGAAGCTGACGCTGGGCGTGCGCGCCGATATGCCCATCTACAGCACCACGGTGGCGGCCAACGCCCAGATTTCGGCGGCTACCTTCAACGACCCGAACGGCAACCCCACCAAGGTCGACGTATCAGAGCTGCCCAAGTCTACGCCGCTGTTCTCGCCCCGCCTGGGCTTCAACTATACCTCGCAGGCTGAGGGGGCAAAAACCCAGGTGCGTGGCGGCACCGGCATTTTCACCGGCCGCATCCCGTTTGTGTGGATTTCGAACCAGGCCTCGAACGCCTCGTTTGGCGACTTCTACACTTTCCAGATTAACTCGACGGGCCGCGACTTCAAGTTTCCGCAGGTATGGCGCTCGAACCTGGCCATCGACCAGGAGCTGCCCGGCGGCATCATCGGCACGCTGGAGGCCATCTATTCGAAGGATATCAATGCCGTGGTGCACCGCAACTACAACCTCGTGACGCCCACCCAGCGCCTAACCGGGGCCGACAACCGCCAGATTTATCCCGCCAGCGGCCCGCGCCTCAACTCCTTCACCGGTCCCAACGGCCAGTTCACCTTCCTCGATGCGGGCGTAATCGGCCTCCAAAACACCAACCAGGGCTACCAGTACTCCCTCACCGGGCAGCTGCGCAAGGAGTTTACCAGCGGCTTCTACGCCTCGGCCGCCTACACCTACTCGCTGGCCAAGGACCTCACCTCGAACCCCGGCGAGATTGCCGGTGATGCCTTCCAGCGCCTGCCCGTGGTGGGCAACCCCAACCAGCCCCAGCTCTCGTACAGCGACTTTGGCCTGCGCCACCGCATCATTGCCGCCGCCGGCCGCCGCTTTTCCTATGCCGATAACAAGCTCGGTACTACCCTCGGGCTGGTGTTTGAAGCCGGCCAGGGTAACCGCTTCAGCTACACCTACGCCGGCGATTTGAACCGTGACGGCATCGAAGGCAACGACCTGATTTTCGTGCCAGCCAGCCAGAGCCAGATTAACCTGGTGCCCTACACCAACGCCGCCGGCCAGACCGTGACGGCCGCCCAGCAGTGGCAGCAACTCGACGCCTACATCAACCAGGACGACTACCTGAGCAGCAACCGCGGCGGCTACGCCGCCCGCAACGGGGCCATCTCGCCCTGGTACACCCAGCTCGACGCCAAGCTGATGCAGGATTTCATCCTCACCACCAGCGGCGGCAAAAAGAATACCCTGCAAGTGTCGTTCGACATTCTCAACCTCGGCAACCTGCTGAACCGCAGCTGGGGCAACCGCCAGCTGGTGGGCAACAACCGCCTCATCGAGGCTGCCTACGGCACCGGCACTTCTGCCGATACGCCTGCCTATACCTTCCGGGGCGGCAACCAGACCTTCTTCACCGATACCAACCTGACCAGCCGCTGGCGTGCGCAGGTGGGCGTGCGCTACATCTTCGACTAG
- the pgl gene encoding 6-phosphogluconolactonase, producing the protein MHLHIQPTIEATLHALADYFVARAADAIAARGRFAVALSGGSSPKKLYELLASPAYRDQIDWTKAYFFFGDERNVPRTDPQSNYLMAKTALLAPLNIADDHVFSFDTALPPAEAAKAYTQTINHFFSPKPARLDLILLGLGDNSHTASLFPHTEVLQATVAEVQAVFVPEVDMFRLTFTAPLINQARAVAFLVFGADKAAAVRRVRQGPRNTEEFPAQLITPSANERHWFLDEPAAAVLTR; encoded by the coding sequence ATGCACCTACACATCCAGCCTACCATTGAGGCCACGCTGCATGCCTTGGCCGATTATTTTGTGGCCCGTGCCGCCGATGCCATTGCTGCGCGCGGCCGCTTTGCCGTGGCCCTGTCGGGCGGCAGCTCGCCCAAAAAGCTTTATGAGCTGCTGGCTTCGCCCGCCTACCGCGACCAGATTGACTGGACCAAAGCGTACTTCTTTTTCGGCGATGAGCGCAACGTGCCCCGCACCGACCCGCAGAGCAACTACCTGATGGCCAAAACGGCCCTGCTGGCCCCGCTCAACATTGCCGACGACCACGTTTTCAGCTTCGACACGGCCCTACCGCCAGCCGAGGCGGCGAAGGCTTACACCCAGACAATCAACCACTTTTTCAGCCCCAAGCCCGCCCGGCTCGATTTGATTTTACTGGGCTTGGGCGATAATTCGCATACGGCTTCGCTGTTTCCACATACCGAGGTATTGCAGGCCACCGTGGCCGAGGTGCAGGCCGTATTCGTGCCCGAGGTAGACATGTTCCGCCTTACGTTCACGGCGCCGCTCATCAACCAGGCCAGAGCCGTGGCCTTCCTTGTTTTTGGGGCCGATAAGGCGGCGGCCGTGCGCCGGGTGCGCCAGGGCCCGCGCAACACCGAGGAGTTTCCGGCCCAGCTCATCACCCCTTCGGCAAACGAGCGGCATTGGTTTCTGGATGAGCCCGCAGCGGCCGTTTTGACCCGCTAA
- the zwf gene encoding glucose-6-phosphate dehydrogenase produces MNNNHNIKPTVFVIFGGTGDLNARKLSPALYNLFLDGWLPEQFAIIGTGRTKLTDAEFRTILLADLNEFSRSGKAKKEAWDKFSPHIYYQVSDVKMPAAYEEFSQRLSAFEQEWNAPANVIYYLAVAPEFFPIIATGIAQRHTKDDPTRVRIVIEKPFGHDLESARALNKLLAQSFQECQIYRIDHYLGKETVQNIMAFRFANAIMEPLWNRNSIEHVQISVTEQLGVGDRTGYYDGSGALRDMIQNHLLQLLCLVAMEPPVNFTSDEVRNRKVDVLRAMRRFTPEEVRESAVRGQYGAGWIEGKEVPGYREEKDANPASNTETFAAVKFFVDNWRWQGVPFYVRTGKRMHRSASIISIQFKDVPHVIFPPETGESWQQNRLVISIQPEMSIRLQVQAKRPGLDMMLNTVDMVFDYHGTYAAEAPEAYETLLLDAMLGDQTLFMRGDQVEEAWDLVMPILNSWQGRPSLNFPNYSADSWGPEVAEALIARDGFHWFTLPLKSNDKKKA; encoded by the coding sequence ATGAACAACAACCATAATATTAAGCCCACCGTTTTCGTCATCTTCGGCGGCACCGGCGATTTGAACGCCCGCAAGCTTTCGCCGGCGCTGTATAATCTGTTCCTCGACGGCTGGCTGCCTGAGCAGTTTGCCATCATCGGCACGGGCCGCACCAAGCTCACCGACGCGGAGTTTCGCACCATTCTGCTAGCCGACCTCAACGAGTTTTCGCGCAGCGGCAAGGCCAAAAAAGAGGCCTGGGACAAGTTCTCACCACACATTTACTACCAGGTATCCGACGTAAAAATGCCGGCCGCCTACGAGGAATTCAGCCAGCGCCTTTCGGCCTTCGAGCAGGAATGGAATGCCCCGGCCAACGTGATTTACTACCTGGCGGTGGCCCCGGAGTTCTTCCCCATCATTGCCACGGGCATTGCCCAACGCCACACCAAGGACGACCCTACCCGGGTTCGCATCGTGATTGAGAAGCCCTTCGGGCACGATTTGGAGTCGGCCCGGGCACTGAACAAACTGTTGGCCCAAAGCTTCCAGGAGTGCCAGATTTACCGCATCGACCACTACCTGGGCAAGGAAACGGTGCAAAACATCATGGCTTTCCGCTTCGCCAATGCCATCATGGAGCCGCTCTGGAACCGCAACAGCATCGAGCACGTCCAGATTTCGGTGACCGAGCAGTTGGGCGTGGGCGACCGCACCGGCTACTACGACGGCTCGGGCGCGCTGCGCGACATGATTCAGAACCACTTGTTGCAGCTGCTGTGCCTGGTGGCCATGGAGCCACCCGTGAATTTCACGTCCGACGAAGTACGCAACCGCAAGGTAGACGTGCTGCGCGCCATGCGCCGCTTCACGCCCGAGGAAGTGCGCGAGTCGGCAGTGCGCGGGCAGTACGGCGCGGGCTGGATTGAGGGCAAGGAGGTGCCCGGCTACCGCGAGGAAAAGGACGCCAACCCCGCTTCCAACACCGAAACCTTCGCGGCCGTGAAGTTTTTTGTGGATAACTGGCGCTGGCAGGGCGTACCGTTCTACGTGCGCACCGGCAAGCGCATGCACCGCTCGGCGTCCATCATCAGCATCCAGTTCAAGGACGTGCCGCACGTCATCTTTCCGCCCGAAACGGGCGAGAGCTGGCAACAGAACCGCCTTGTTATCAGCATTCAGCCCGAAATGAGCATCCGCCTGCAAGTGCAAGCCAAGCGCCCCGGACTCGACATGATGCTGAACACTGTGGACATGGTGTTCGACTACCATGGCACCTACGCCGCCGAAGCGCCCGAAGCCTACGAAACCCTGCTGCTCGACGCCATGCTCGGCGACCAGACCCTATTCATGCGCGGCGACCAGGTGGAGGAAGCCTGGGATTTGGTGATGCCCATCCTCAACTCCTGGCAGGGCCGCCCCAGCCTCAATTTCCCCAACTACTCGGCCGATTCGTGGGGTCCGGAAGTGGCCGAGGCCCTCATTGCCCGCGACGGTTTCCACTGGTTCACGCTACCGCTGAAAAGTAACGACAAGAAAAAAGCGTAG